One Devosia lacusdianchii genomic window carries:
- the sugE gene encoding quaternary ammonium compound efflux SMR transporter SugE, which yields MAWVYLVIAGLFEMGWAIGLKYTDGFTKLVPTTLTVGAMIISVVLLGIALRDLPVGTGYAVWTGIGTVGTALLGMYLFGDPATAARLASIGLIVAGIIGLKLVS from the coding sequence ATGGCTTGGGTCTATCTCGTCATCGCCGGCCTGTTTGAGATGGGCTGGGCGATTGGCCTCAAATACACCGACGGCTTCACCAAGCTCGTTCCCACCACGCTCACCGTCGGCGCCATGATCATCAGCGTCGTGCTTCTGGGCATCGCCCTTCGCGACCTGCCTGTTGGCACGGGCTACGCCGTCTGGACCGGCATTGGCACCGTCGGCACCGCGCTGCTCGGCATGTACCTGTTCGGCGACCCGGCAACCGCTGCCCGTCTGGCCAGTATCGGCCTGATCGTTGCCGGCATCATCGGGCTCAAGCTGGTGTCATAA
- a CDS encoding molybdopterin-containing oxidoreductase family protein — MNQSVAIRTARSVCPHDCPSACALDVDIIDNGTIGRVRGAKDDPYTAGVICEKVARYAERVHHPERLTQPLRRVGPKGAGQWQPISWDEALDEIAARFTAIEAEHGAEAIWPYYYAGTMGHVHRDGIDRLRAAKGYSRQYDTICTGTAWPGFIAGTGMLGGVNPEQMAESDCVVIWGTNAVHTQVNVMTHAMRARKERKAKVVVIDIYETATMAQADMGLVLRPGTDGALAVSVMHILLRDNLADRAYMAKYTDFGPDFEAHLATKTPEWAAEITGLSVEQITAFAHLVGTTPRSYFRLGYGFTRQRNGSTAMHAALCIPAMTGAWQHRGGGAFHSNSGTWKLDKSRLEGTHLQKGDPRWLDMSEIGPILSGDAKALKGGGQVKAMIVQNTNPASVAPDQTRTHAGFAREDLFLVVHEQFMTETAEFADIVLPATMFLEHNDYYTRGGHTRVLYGPAVIERLAGTKSNHEVINALALRLGLDDDIFRTTDRDVVAETFRRSNYPDLAEVEKSGFVDRERPDSVARFADGFAWPDKRFRFAPDWEATRIKKGYLWTCDPADMPRFADHWDIIEAADAEHPFRLATSPARAFLNSSFNETPGSQKREGVPSVFIHPDDAARLGIADGEFVTVGNGRGNVDLTARIRTGLPTGVLIAEGLHQNKAHRGGKGINTLTNATPAPPFGGATFHDAAVWIRRAELQ, encoded by the coding sequence ATGAACCAATCTGTCGCCATTCGCACCGCCCGCTCGGTCTGCCCGCATGATTGCCCATCCGCCTGCGCGCTAGATGTCGACATCATCGATAACGGCACCATCGGCCGCGTTCGTGGCGCCAAGGATGATCCCTATACGGCCGGCGTCATCTGCGAAAAAGTCGCCCGCTACGCCGAGCGCGTCCACCACCCGGAGCGCCTGACCCAGCCGCTGCGTCGTGTCGGCCCCAAAGGCGCCGGCCAGTGGCAGCCCATCTCCTGGGACGAAGCCCTCGACGAAATCGCCGCTCGCTTCACCGCCATCGAAGCCGAACACGGCGCTGAAGCCATCTGGCCCTATTACTACGCCGGCACTATGGGCCACGTGCACCGCGACGGCATCGACCGCCTGCGCGCCGCCAAGGGCTATTCCCGCCAATACGACACCATCTGCACCGGCACCGCCTGGCCGGGCTTCATCGCCGGCACCGGCATGCTCGGCGGCGTCAATCCCGAGCAGATGGCCGAAAGCGACTGCGTCGTCATCTGGGGCACCAATGCCGTGCACACCCAGGTCAACGTCATGACCCATGCCATGCGCGCCAGGAAGGAACGCAAGGCCAAGGTCGTCGTCATCGACATCTACGAAACCGCCACCATGGCCCAGGCCGACATGGGCCTCGTGCTGCGCCCCGGCACCGACGGTGCGCTGGCCGTTTCGGTCATGCACATCCTGCTGCGCGACAACCTCGCCGATCGCGCCTACATGGCCAAATACACCGACTTTGGTCCCGACTTCGAAGCCCATCTCGCGACCAAAACGCCGGAATGGGCCGCCGAGATCACTGGCCTTTCCGTCGAGCAGATCACCGCCTTCGCCCACCTCGTCGGCACCACTCCGCGCAGCTACTTCCGCCTCGGCTATGGCTTCACCCGCCAGCGCAATGGTTCCACCGCCATGCATGCGGCACTCTGTATCCCCGCCATGACCGGCGCCTGGCAGCATCGCGGCGGTGGCGCCTTCCACTCCAATTCCGGTACCTGGAAGCTCGACAAGTCCCGCCTCGAAGGCACGCATCTGCAAAAGGGCGACCCACGCTGGCTCGACATGTCCGAAATTGGCCCCATCCTGTCAGGCGACGCCAAGGCTCTCAAGGGCGGCGGTCAGGTCAAGGCCATGATCGTCCAGAACACCAACCCGGCCTCGGTCGCGCCCGACCAGACGCGCACCCATGCTGGCTTCGCCCGCGAGGACCTCTTCCTCGTCGTGCACGAACAGTTCATGACCGAAACGGCTGAGTTTGCCGATATCGTCCTGCCGGCCACCATGTTCCTCGAACACAATGACTATTACACCCGTGGCGGCCACACCCGTGTCCTCTACGGCCCCGCCGTCATCGAGCGCCTCGCCGGCACCAAATCCAACCACGAAGTCATCAACGCCCTGGCCCTGCGCCTCGGCCTCGACGACGACATTTTCCGCACCACCGACCGCGACGTTGTCGCCGAAACCTTCCGCCGCTCGAACTATCCCGATCTGGCTGAGGTCGAGAAGTCGGGCTTCGTCGATCGCGAGCGTCCCGATTCCGTCGCCCGTTTTGCCGACGGCTTTGCCTGGCCCGACAAGCGCTTCCGCTTCGCCCCCGACTGGGAGGCAACCCGCATTAAGAAGGGCTATCTCTGGACGTGCGATCCCGCCGATATGCCGCGCTTCGCCGACCATTGGGACATCATCGAGGCTGCCGATGCGGAGCACCCGTTCCGCCTCGCCACCAGCCCGGCCCGTGCCTTCCTCAATTCCAGCTTCAACGAAACCCCCGGCAGCCAGAAGCGCGAAGGCGTTCCCTCGGTCTTCATCCATCCCGATGACGCTGCACGGCTCGGCATTGCCGACGGCGAATTCGTCACCGTCGGCAATGGCAGGGGCAATGTCGACCTCACCGCCCGTATCCGCACCGGCCTGCCCACCGGCGTGCTGATTGCCGAGGGACTGCACCAGAACAAGGCCCACCGCGGCGGCAAAGGCATCAACACCCTGACCAACGCCACGCCAGCCCCACCCTTCGGCGGCGCCACCTTCCACGACGCAGCGGTCTGGATCAGGCGGGCTGAGCTTCAGTAG
- a CDS encoding sulfite exporter TauE/SafE family protein codes for MIETLFLLVAGLIGGALNSLAGGGSFIVFPALLLAGVPPVIANASNTYAALPGYVSGAFGYWHAMAKYKDRLVLYGIVAAVFGYVGAELLLVVSDELFSLVVPWLMLFAVLLFIFGNRLNGLVAAHGGGRRGMKVAGTALLLLFLAGVCVYGGFFNAGLGILLLAFLATAGMSDIHAMNGLKLFISSTVALVAVARFALSGSIDWYHGSIALVGVVVGGYVAARNAHLIPTQWIRVAVIIYGLFMTGYFFWGAYVA; via the coding sequence ATGATCGAGACGTTGTTTCTGCTGGTAGCCGGCCTGATAGGCGGGGCGTTGAACTCTTTGGCGGGCGGTGGCTCGTTTATCGTGTTCCCAGCCCTGCTGCTGGCGGGGGTGCCGCCGGTGATTGCCAATGCGTCGAACACCTATGCCGCCCTGCCCGGCTATGTGAGCGGAGCGTTTGGCTATTGGCACGCCATGGCCAAGTACAAGGATCGGCTGGTGCTCTACGGCATCGTGGCGGCGGTGTTCGGCTATGTGGGCGCGGAACTGCTGCTGGTGGTGTCGGACGAGTTGTTCTCGCTGGTGGTGCCGTGGCTGATGCTGTTTGCCGTGCTGCTGTTCATCTTCGGCAACCGGCTCAATGGGCTCGTGGCAGCGCATGGTGGCGGGCGGCGCGGCATGAAGGTGGCGGGGACGGCGCTGCTGCTGCTGTTCCTCGCCGGCGTCTGCGTCTATGGCGGGTTCTTCAATGCCGGGCTGGGCATTCTGCTGCTCGCTTTCCTCGCCACCGCGGGGATGAGCGACATCCACGCGATGAACGGGCTGAAGCTGTTCATCTCGTCGACCGTGGCGCTGGTCGCGGTGGCGCGGTTCGCGCTGAGCGGGTCGATCGACTGGTACCATGGCTCGATCGCCCTGGTTGGTGTCGTCGTCGGCGGCTATGTCGCGGCACGAAATGCCCATTTGATCCCCACGCAATGGATTCGCGTGGCGGTGATTATCTATGGGCTGTTCATGACCGGGTATTTCTTTTGGGGGGCTTACGTCGCGTGA
- a CDS encoding OB-fold-containig protein, whose protein sequence is MDVFASETAPFVVALGLTLAIALIELLGLLLGAQPSAVVDSALPDFDADVDGVELGPLSQTLSWLSFGKLPALVVLILISASFGLIGFIGQDVLRRTIGFAIDPWIASVPAAIGAAFVTRHVGLALARIMPKEESEAVSTKAFVGRVATVFRGIAGKGHPAEAKLTDIHGKTHYVLVEPDEGEPNMPEGSEVVIIAQEGPVYRAITKLKPAD, encoded by the coding sequence ATGGACGTGTTTGCAAGCGAGACTGCGCCGTTCGTCGTCGCGCTTGGGCTGACTCTTGCCATTGCATTGATCGAATTGCTGGGCCTGTTGCTCGGCGCCCAGCCGTCGGCCGTGGTCGACAGCGCCCTGCCGGATTTCGATGCTGACGTCGATGGGGTAGAGCTTGGGCCTCTGAGCCAGACGCTGAGCTGGCTGAGCTTCGGCAAGCTCCCTGCCCTCGTCGTGCTCATCCTCATCTCCGCCAGCTTCGGGCTCATCGGTTTCATCGGGCAGGATGTGCTGCGCCGGACGATCGGCTTTGCCATCGACCCCTGGATCGCCAGCGTGCCCGCTGCCATTGGTGCGGCCTTTGTGACGCGGCATGTCGGGCTGGCGCTGGCCAGGATCATGCCCAAGGAAGAGAGCGAGGCCGTCAGCACCAAGGCTTTTGTCGGTCGGGTCGCGACGGTGTTCCGCGGCATAGCCGGCAAGGGTCATCCGGCTGAAGCAAAGCTCACAGATATTCACGGCAAGACGCATTACGTGCTGGTTGAGCCCGATGAGGGCGAGCCGAACATGCCGGAGGGTTCGGAGGTGGTGATCATTGCCCAGGAGGGGCCGGTCTACCGAGCGATCACCAAACTCAAACCGGCTGACTGA
- a CDS encoding DUF2147 domain-containing protein, whose product MASGFCRQRRWTNNSEAKRALLPALRPLIGLFGGRMAGNRQVRDARIGKRAWLAECVGMGNWIRSILVLAAVLGGTMAAVSQEPVPIIADPIEGIWRTLLLSEVTIAPCPEGWCGTLSKIVVPTEGLTPEEIAAAQSMPVESFTDARNKDPELRNRPMLGLQIVTLRPGSKPGIYDGEVYNPQDGNIYSGYMEMLGPDAVRLNGCVLFNVICQGEDWVRVIPEPEVEASQ is encoded by the coding sequence ATGGCAAGCGGTTTCTGCCGCCAGCGGCGCTGGACGAACAACAGTGAAGCCAAGCGGGCACTTCTACCGGCATTGCGACCGCTAATTGGTTTGTTCGGTGGGAGAATGGCGGGTAATCGTCAGGTGCGCGATGCTCGAATCGGGAAACGAGCTTGGCTAGCGGAGTGCGTCGGGATGGGAAACTGGATCAGGTCGATACTGGTGCTGGCGGCAGTGCTTGGCGGGACGATGGCAGCCGTGTCACAGGAGCCCGTGCCAATCATCGCGGATCCGATCGAGGGCATCTGGCGCACGTTGCTGCTGTCGGAAGTAACCATTGCCCCCTGCCCTGAGGGCTGGTGCGGGACGCTCAGCAAAATCGTGGTGCCGACCGAAGGACTGACTCCGGAGGAAATCGCGGCAGCACAGAGTATGCCGGTCGAGAGCTTTACCGATGCGCGCAACAAAGACCCAGAACTGCGCAACCGGCCAATGCTGGGATTACAGATCGTCACCTTAAGGCCCGGCAGCAAGCCGGGGATATATGACGGAGAGGTCTATAACCCGCAGGATGGCAACATCTATTCGGGCTATATGGAAATGCTGGGACCGGATGCGGTACGGCTCAATGGCTGTGTTCTGTTCAACGTCATCTGCCAGGGCGAGGATTGGGTCAGGGTGATACCCGAACCCGAGGTTGAGGCCAGCCAATAG
- a CDS encoding MarR family winged helix-turn-helix transcriptional regulator, which produces MPHTGGTTDINLLLRKAGISEATAEATIGIDALLQNWRRRAQKRELGHRALADLKIGLDLAQLDVLFAIEAPVDEFGEMAAGETMVASVAERLAIDPSRASRVVSEMVEMGYARRAVSQADARRTIIELTDAGRTVVRAVRAYKFLIMGDFLSGWDAAELAAFLPMLRKFGHWSEHTDLGATKFADDIAELAKQIGAATVKTGAIETV; this is translated from the coding sequence ATGCCCCATACCGGCGGCACGACCGACATCAACCTGCTGTTGCGCAAGGCCGGAATCTCGGAGGCCACGGCCGAGGCGACGATCGGCATCGATGCCCTGTTGCAGAATTGGCGGCGGCGGGCGCAGAAGCGCGAACTGGGACACCGGGCCCTGGCGGACCTCAAGATCGGGCTGGACCTGGCACAGCTCGACGTACTGTTCGCGATCGAGGCACCGGTCGATGAATTCGGCGAGATGGCCGCCGGCGAAACCATGGTGGCATCGGTTGCGGAGCGGCTCGCCATCGACCCGTCGCGCGCGAGCCGGGTGGTCAGCGAGATGGTGGAGATGGGCTACGCGCGGCGGGCTGTGAGCCAGGCCGATGCGCGGCGCACGATCATCGAGCTGACCGATGCCGGACGGACAGTGGTGCGGGCGGTGCGCGCCTACAAGTTCCTGATTATGGGTGATTTTCTCAGTGGCTGGGATGCGGCTGAATTGGCGGCATTCCTGCCCATGCTGCGCAAGTTCGGGCATTGGTCGGAACATACCGATCTCGGCGCGACGAAATTCGCCGACGACATCGCAGAACTGGCCAAGCAAATCGGCGCGGCGACAGTGAAAACCGGTGCAATTGAAACTGTCTGA
- a CDS encoding MDR family MFS transporter, protein MSENTQSVDASQTRSAADASQAQSVGLIIGAVAVTLLLASLGQTIVSTALPTIVTELGGLDHLTWVVIAYLLSSTVVAPIYGKLGDLYGRKIVLQAAIVIFLIGATLSAFANSMTFLILARTVQGLGGGGLMVVAMTVVADIIPPRQRGKVQGIFGAVFGVATVVGPLLGGFIVEHLSWRWIFIINLPLGLLALAVIGVALKPRADRVSHKIDYMGFVLLTAALSAFVLATSLGGNTFPWLSVQIIGLVALAAATLAAFIWVEAHASEPVLPLQLFRNNTFLVTNSIGFLVGMAMFGSITFLPMYLQIAKGISPTNSAFQLLPMMVGLIGASTLSGFVMSKTGRYKILPILATVVLFVGLLLLGMMRLDTPDWQIAVYMFIVGLGIGPVNSVGVTATQNAVPRSLVGVATAGSTLFRQIGGSIGVSVFGAIFSSGLAAQLGDVMPAHGPGAFNAKAIAELPEAVRVQVLEGFAAALHPVFLTAAAAAIIAFGLSFLLKELPLATTLRTEPEAEIDAEEHATAAAVGAPIVASR, encoded by the coding sequence ATGTCCGAGAACACTCAATCCGTCGACGCGTCGCAGACGCGTTCGGCCGCCGACGCGTCGCAGGCGCAGTCGGTGGGCCTTATCATCGGTGCTGTTGCCGTCACGCTGCTGCTGGCCTCGCTCGGCCAGACCATCGTTTCGACTGCCTTGCCGACCATCGTCACCGAGCTCGGCGGCCTCGATCACCTCACCTGGGTGGTCATCGCCTATTTGCTGAGCTCCACCGTGGTCGCGCCGATCTACGGCAAGCTGGGCGACCTCTATGGTCGCAAGATCGTGCTGCAGGCCGCCATCGTCATCTTCCTGATCGGCGCGACGCTATCGGCCTTCGCCAATTCCATGACCTTCCTCATCCTCGCTCGCACGGTGCAGGGTCTGGGCGGCGGTGGCCTCATGGTCGTCGCCATGACTGTGGTCGCCGATATCATTCCACCCCGCCAGCGCGGCAAGGTTCAGGGCATTTTCGGCGCCGTCTTCGGGGTGGCCACCGTTGTTGGTCCGTTGCTCGGCGGCTTCATCGTCGAACACCTGAGCTGGCGCTGGATTTTCATCATCAACCTGCCGCTCGGCCTGCTGGCGCTCGCCGTTATCGGCGTCGCCCTCAAGCCACGGGCGGATCGGGTCTCGCACAAGATCGACTATATGGGCTTCGTCCTGCTGACCGCGGCGCTCTCTGCTTTCGTGCTGGCCACCAGCCTGGGTGGCAACACCTTCCCCTGGCTGTCGGTACAAATCATCGGCCTCGTCGCTCTTGCGGCCGCAACGCTCGCGGCCTTCATCTGGGTTGAAGCCCACGCGTCCGAGCCGGTGCTGCCGCTCCAGCTCTTCCGCAACAACACCTTCCTGGTCACCAATTCCATTGGCTTCCTCGTTGGCATGGCCATGTTCGGGTCGATCACCTTCCTGCCCATGTATCTGCAGATCGCCAAGGGCATATCGCCCACCAATTCGGCGTTCCAGCTTCTGCCCATGATGGTCGGCCTCATCGGCGCCTCGACCCTGTCCGGCTTCGTCATGAGCAAGACCGGCCGCTACAAGATCCTGCCAATCCTGGCGACGGTAGTCCTCTTTGTCGGCCTGCTGCTGCTCGGTATGATGCGTCTGGATACGCCCGACTGGCAGATCGCCGTCTATATGTTCATCGTCGGCCTCGGGATCGGTCCGGTGAACAGTGTCGGCGTCACTGCAACCCAGAATGCCGTGCCGCGGTCCCTCGTTGGTGTCGCCACCGCCGGCTCGACGCTGTTCCGCCAGATTGGCGGCTCCATCGGCGTCTCGGTCTTCGGCGCCATCTTCTCGAGCGGCCTCGCCGCGCAACTGGGCGACGTGATGCCGGCGCATGGCCCGGGCGCGTTCAACGCCAAGGCCATCGCCGAGCTACCGGAAGCTGTCCGCGTTCAGGTGCTCGAAGGCTTCGCCGCGGCCCTCCACCCGGTGTTCCTCACCGCAGCCGCTGCGGCGATCATCGCCTTCGGCCTGTCCTTCCTGCTCAAGGAACTGCCGCTGGCCACCACGCTGCGCACCGAACCCGAGGCCGAGATCGATGCCGAGGAACACGCCACCGCTGCCGCTGTTGGCGCACCCATCGTCGCATCGCGCTAG
- a CDS encoding flotillin family protein, producing the protein MPKAKTPPGDAGPLPDIPPPTTTQDIVDLAPPPDPNTLPTTTIQATPPTPIQEFSPVSQSLNDILIILAVILVALFAIGMVFARLYRRSSKEVSFVRTGFGGQKVIMNGGALVFPVLHEQIPVNMNTLRLEVRRAADQALITKDRMRVDVQAEFYVRVQPVIESIANAAQTLGRRTMEPAALKELVEGKFVDALRAVAAEMAMEELHEQRVNFVQKVQAAVSEDILKNGLELESVSLTGLDQTNREFFNPDNAFDAEGLTKLTQAIEERRKARNDIEQETQVLIERKNFDAQAQKYQISRDQEFARLEQEREIQVRQAEQSSLIKQQQSDREREAEQARILAAQQVRESDIASSQIVQEREIATALAVEAAAVEKAKQISLAEQARDIAVAVKSKEKSVADAAADEARALAAKAAEEVTTSRQTAVAEREKAIQLIEARKAAEQAAISITVAAEAEKAAAADRAEAVRIGATADAEKVRVAAKGSADSEKLRAEALAAIYKVEAEGKRNVNEASNTLNAEQIAMQVRIKLIEALPQIIAESVKPMQNIDGIKILHVDGLNGSSQNGGGEGAGVAGGGLADQAVAAALRYRSQAPLIDALMSELGLSGGTLDGLAGSVTNGGAVAKPEIDVKARK; encoded by the coding sequence ATGCCCAAGGCCAAGACGCCGCCTGGCGACGCCGGGCCATTGCCCGACATCCCGCCGCCGACGACGACCCAGGACATTGTCGACCTAGCGCCGCCGCCTGATCCGAATACTCTGCCGACAACCACTATCCAAGCAACGCCGCCAACCCCGATCCAGGAGTTCAGCCCCGTGTCCCAATCCCTCAACGACATCCTGATCATACTTGCCGTGATCCTCGTCGCGCTCTTTGCCATCGGCATGGTGTTTGCGCGCCTCTATCGCCGGTCGTCCAAGGAGGTGAGCTTCGTGCGCACCGGCTTTGGCGGGCAGAAGGTGATCATGAATGGCGGCGCGCTGGTGTTCCCGGTGCTGCATGAGCAGATCCCGGTCAACATGAACACGCTGCGGCTCGAAGTGCGGCGCGCGGCGGACCAGGCGCTGATCACCAAGGATCGCATGCGCGTCGATGTGCAGGCCGAGTTCTATGTGCGCGTGCAGCCGGTGATCGAATCCATCGCCAATGCGGCGCAGACGCTGGGCCGGCGGACGATGGAGCCGGCGGCGCTCAAGGAGCTGGTGGAAGGCAAGTTCGTCGATGCGCTGCGCGCGGTGGCGGCCGAGATGGCGATGGAGGAATTGCACGAGCAGCGCGTAAACTTCGTGCAGAAGGTGCAGGCGGCCGTGTCGGAAGACATTCTCAAGAACGGGCTGGAGTTGGAATCGGTGTCGCTGACCGGGCTCGACCAGACCAATCGCGAATTCTTCAATCCGGACAATGCCTTCGACGCGGAAGGTCTCACCAAACTGACGCAGGCGATCGAGGAACGGCGCAAGGCCCGCAACGACATCGAGCAGGAAACGCAGGTGTTGATCGAGCGCAAGAATTTCGATGCCCAGGCGCAGAAATACCAGATCAGCCGCGACCAGGAGTTTGCGCGACTGGAACAGGAGCGTGAAATCCAGGTGCGGCAGGCCGAGCAGAGCTCGCTGATCAAGCAGCAGCAATCGGATCGCGAGCGCGAAGCCGAACAAGCGCGCATCCTGGCGGCGCAGCAGGTGCGCGAGTCCGATATTGCCTCGAGCCAGATCGTGCAGGAACGCGAGATTGCCACGGCACTGGCCGTGGAAGCAGCGGCGGTGGAAAAGGCCAAGCAAATCTCACTGGCCGAGCAGGCGCGCGACATTGCCGTGGCAGTGAAGAGCAAGGAGAAGTCCGTTGCCGACGCTGCCGCTGACGAGGCGCGCGCCCTCGCGGCAAAGGCCGCAGAGGAGGTCACGACATCGCGGCAGACGGCGGTGGCGGAACGCGAAAAGGCGATCCAGCTGATCGAAGCCCGCAAGGCAGCCGAGCAGGCGGCGATCTCGATCACCGTGGCGGCCGAGGCCGAGAAGGCGGCGGCGGCGGACCGGGCCGAGGCCGTACGCATCGGCGCTACTGCAGACGCCGAGAAGGTGCGCGTGGCGGCGAAGGGTTCGGCCGATTCCGAAAAGCTGCGCGCCGAGGCGCTGGCGGCCATCTACAAGGTCGAGGCCGAGGGCAAGCGCAATGTCAACGAGGCGAGCAACACGCTCAACGCCGAGCAGATCGCCATGCAGGTACGGATCAAGCTGATCGAGGCCCTGCCCCAGATCATCGCCGAGAGCGTCAAGCCGATGCAGAATATAGACGGGATCAAGATCCTGCATGTCGATGGGCTGAATGGGTCGAGCCAGAATGGTGGCGGCGAAGGTGCGGGTGTTGCCGGCGGCGGTCTGGCCGATCAGGCGGTGGCGGCTGCATTGCGCTATCGCAGCCAAGCGCCGCTCATCGATGCGCTGATGAGCGAGCTGGGGCTGAGCGGGGGGACGCTGGATGGGCTGGCGGGTTCGGTGACGAATGGCGGGGCGGTGGCCAAGCCGGAGATCGATGTGAAGGCGCGGAAGTAG
- a CDS encoding glyoxalase superfamily protein: MSFSLDIPSAQTLKSEAKALREERSRAGETLSHGAALEVVARAHGFRDWNTARASLPDRVAAPFQVGNRVKGLYLDQPFTGMLIGVQLMSDMQHYKVTVNFDEPVNVTPTFMFAAHRQRVVATVDIHGISSALRGNGNPQMVLRRA; this comes from the coding sequence ATGTCGTTTTCACTGGATATTCCGTCCGCCCAAACCCTCAAATCCGAAGCAAAGGCTCTGCGCGAAGAGCGCTCGAGGGCCGGCGAAACCTTGTCTCACGGCGCCGCCCTTGAGGTCGTCGCCCGTGCCCACGGTTTCCGCGACTGGAACACCGCCCGCGCCTCGCTACCCGACCGCGTGGCCGCTCCGTTCCAGGTCGGCAACCGGGTCAAGGGGCTGTACCTCGATCAGCCATTCACCGGCATGCTCATCGGCGTGCAGCTGATGAGCGATATGCAGCACTATAAGGTGACCGTGAATTTTGACGAACCCGTCAACGTCACGCCCACCTTTATGTTCGCCGCTCACCGCCAGCGCGTCGTCGCCACCGTGGATATCCACGGCATCTCGTCGGCCCTACGCGGCAACGGCAATCCGCAAATGGTGCTGCGGCGAGCATGA
- a CDS encoding glutathione S-transferase family protein: MTTQTKPIEAYSLPTPNGQKVHILLEELGVPWNYHRIDIGKGEQFTPEFLAISPNNKIPAIVDPEGPDGQPISIFESGAILKYLGLKFGQFYPTDPRQQVKVDEWLFWQVGGFGPMLGQNNHFNVYAPEKIPYAQKRYTDETHRLFRVLNKQLEGRDYIAGDYSIADIASIGWAQGWERYGISRTELPNFAAWLDRLNARPAVARGLNWGKDTHVNNLATDKEAQKILFNQR; this comes from the coding sequence ATGACCACCCAGACCAAACCGATCGAGGCCTACTCGCTGCCCACCCCGAACGGGCAGAAGGTCCACATCCTGCTCGAAGAATTGGGCGTCCCGTGGAATTATCACCGCATCGATATCGGCAAGGGCGAACAATTCACCCCCGAATTCCTGGCTATCTCACCCAACAACAAGATTCCCGCCATCGTCGACCCCGAGGGCCCTGATGGTCAGCCCATCTCGATCTTCGAATCTGGCGCTATTCTCAAATATCTCGGCCTCAAGTTCGGCCAGTTCTACCCGACCGACCCGCGCCAGCAGGTCAAGGTCGATGAATGGCTGTTCTGGCAGGTTGGCGGCTTCGGCCCGATGCTGGGCCAGAACAACCACTTCAACGTCTACGCACCCGAGAAAATCCCCTATGCGCAGAAGCGGTATACCGACGAAACCCACCGCCTGTTCCGCGTGCTGAACAAGCAGCTTGAGGGCAGGGACTACATTGCCGGCGACTATTCCATCGCCGACATCGCCAGCATCGGCTGGGCCCAGGGCTGGGAGCGCTACGGCATTTCGCGGACCGAACTGCCGAATTTCGCTGCCTGGCTCGACCGCCTTAATGCCCGTCCCGCCGTGGCGCGTGGCCTCAACTGGGGTAAAGACACCCACGTGAACAACCTGGCCACCGACAAGGAAGCCCAGAAGATTCTGTTCAATCAGCGCTGA